The Rhodocytophaga rosea genome has a segment encoding these proteins:
- the ruvB gene encoding Holliday junction branch migration DNA helicase RuvB — protein MREEYLKGSSDHMSSAEKEIEKALRPLSFGDFAGQDKIVENLKVFVQAAKQRSEALDHVLLHGPPGLGKTTLSHIIANELNTGIKMTSGPVLDKPSDLAGLLTNLEANDVLFIDEIHRLNPIVEEYLYSAMEDYKIDIMLDAGPNARTVQIGLNPFTLIGATTRAGLLTSPLRARFSINARLEYYDAKLLSSIVKRSAHLLATPIVDEAAFEIARRSRGTPRIANNLLRRTRDFAQVKGNGTITIDIAEMALNALDVDKDGLDDMDNRILSTIIEKFKGGPVGLSTIATACGEEAETIEEVYEPFLIQEGYLKRTSRGREATELAYRHLGVVTPIDKTKGLFD, from the coding sequence ATGCGAGAAGAATATTTAAAAGGCTCTTCTGACCATATGTCCAGTGCCGAAAAAGAAATAGAAAAGGCACTACGCCCCTTGAGTTTTGGAGATTTTGCCGGGCAGGACAAAATTGTGGAGAACCTGAAAGTGTTTGTACAAGCTGCCAAACAACGCAGTGAAGCCTTAGACCATGTACTGCTGCACGGGCCTCCCGGCCTGGGCAAAACTACGCTTTCCCATATTATTGCTAATGAGCTGAACACTGGCATTAAAATGACTTCCGGTCCTGTGCTTGATAAACCCAGTGACCTGGCTGGCTTGCTTACTAATCTGGAGGCTAATGATGTGCTGTTTATTGATGAAATTCACCGGCTGAATCCTATTGTAGAGGAATATTTGTATTCGGCGATGGAAGACTATAAGATCGATATCATGCTGGATGCCGGCCCAAATGCCCGTACGGTACAAATCGGCCTGAATCCATTTACCTTAATTGGGGCTACAACCCGTGCCGGCCTGCTGACTTCTCCCTTGCGAGCCCGTTTTAGTATCAATGCCCGCCTGGAATATTATGATGCAAAGCTGCTTTCGTCCATCGTTAAACGTTCGGCTCACTTACTGGCTACACCTATTGTAGACGAAGCTGCTTTTGAAATTGCCCGCCGGAGCCGGGGTACACCCCGTATTGCCAACAACCTTTTGCGCCGGACCCGCGATTTTGCACAGGTGAAAGGAAACGGAACCATCACCATAGATATTGCCGAAATGGCTTTAAATGCCTTGGATGTTGATAAAGATGGCCTCGATGATATGGACAACCGCATTTTAAGTACCATCATCGAAAAATTCAAAGGCGGCCCTGTCGGACTTTCGACTATTGCCACTGCTTGCGGGGAAGAAGCAGAAACCATTGAAGAGGTGTACGAACCATTCCTGATTCAGGAAGGCTATCTCAAACGTACTTCTCGTGGCAGAGAAGCTACCGAACTTGCCTATAGGCACTTAGGTGTAGTAACCCCTATAGACAAAACCAAGGGACTATTTGATTAA
- a CDS encoding FAD:protein FMN transferase yields MSKNGIKNAIYSLLLIVAIFAVYKFRESKKTDEVIQKGILTSFSGPTMGSTYAIKYVTSPGKAVKYQTAVDSILEAFNQSLSTYRPDSEISQFNKGHAVAFKLPYFYPVLKKTQEVYKVSGGAFDPTVGPLVNAWGFGTGKERKAPTQARIDSLLQYVGFDSISFDEQSVRKVKEGMYLDFNAIAPGYAADVLGNFLESKGITNYMIEVGGEVLCKGKNAEDKYWTIGINNPEYEQKGGDVLQAIVQLNNRALATSGNYRNYYEQDGKKYAHTINPKTGYPVQHSLLSVTVFAKDCISADAYATVFMVIGQEKALELLKTHKDLDAFFVTAGTNGKLQTYTSEGIKPYIENI; encoded by the coding sequence ATGAGCAAAAATGGTATTAAAAATGCAATTTACAGCCTCTTGCTGATCGTTGCGATATTCGCTGTATACAAGTTCCGGGAATCGAAAAAAACAGATGAAGTTATACAAAAAGGTATACTCACCTCTTTTAGCGGTCCTACCATGGGCAGCACTTATGCCATCAAATATGTAACATCTCCTGGCAAAGCGGTAAAGTATCAAACGGCTGTAGATTCAATTCTGGAAGCCTTTAATCAATCACTCTCTACCTATCGCCCTGATTCTGAAATAAGCCAGTTTAATAAAGGTCATGCCGTAGCTTTTAAGCTTCCTTATTTTTACCCGGTACTAAAAAAAACGCAGGAAGTATACAAAGTATCAGGCGGCGCTTTCGACCCAACGGTAGGTCCGCTGGTGAATGCCTGGGGATTTGGAACAGGCAAAGAACGCAAAGCACCCACCCAGGCCAGAATAGATTCCTTATTGCAGTACGTGGGTTTCGATAGTATTTCCTTTGATGAGCAATCGGTGCGCAAGGTAAAAGAAGGCATGTATCTAGATTTTAACGCCATAGCCCCGGGATATGCTGCTGATGTACTGGGCAATTTTCTGGAATCGAAAGGTATTACAAACTATATGATTGAGGTAGGTGGAGAAGTGTTGTGCAAAGGAAAAAATGCGGAGGATAAATACTGGACCATTGGTATTAACAATCCGGAGTATGAACAGAAAGGCGGAGATGTGTTGCAGGCGATTGTACAACTGAACAACCGGGCACTGGCTACTTCTGGCAACTACCGGAACTATTATGAACAGGATGGCAAAAAATATGCACACACCATTAACCCTAAAACCGGCTATCCGGTACAGCATTCTTTGCTAAGCGTAACGGTATTTGCCAAAGATTGTATCTCTGCAGATGCCTATGCCACCGTTTTTATGGTGATCGGGCAAGAGAAAGCGCTTGAATTACTAAAGACGCATAAAGACCTGGATGCTTTTTTTGTAACAGCTGGCACAAATGGCAAACTCCAGACTTATACCTCTGAAGGAATCAAACCGTATATTGAAAACATTTAA
- a CDS encoding type III pantothenate kinase, which produces MNLIIDAGNTSTKIAFFENNQLIATYPHVSLQDITTHINQHAPAYGIICSVNQDSTIFQQALQPFLDKVFVLDHLLPVPITNRYQTPQTLGKDRLAAVCGATYLYGEYACLVIDMGTCITYDFVDAQKNYWGGSISPGLQMRFKAMHTFTARLPLLEPEPDTVPLTGTNTIEAMQSGAIHGMTCEIEGIIKEYRKNFSKMHVIFCGGDATFFENKIKESIFVIPELVLVGLNRILEYNVSLV; this is translated from the coding sequence ATGAACCTAATTATTGACGCAGGGAATACTTCTACTAAAATAGCATTCTTCGAAAACAACCAGCTAATCGCTACCTATCCCCATGTAAGTTTACAGGACATTACAACGCATATTAACCAGCATGCGCCCGCCTATGGTATTATTTGTTCTGTAAACCAGGATAGTACTATTTTCCAGCAAGCATTGCAGCCATTCTTAGATAAAGTCTTCGTCCTCGACCACCTGTTACCAGTTCCAATCACCAATCGTTACCAGACACCTCAAACGCTTGGAAAAGACAGACTGGCAGCCGTTTGTGGCGCTACTTATCTTTATGGAGAATATGCTTGCCTGGTGATAGATATGGGTACATGCATTACCTATGACTTTGTTGATGCACAAAAAAATTACTGGGGCGGCAGTATCTCTCCGGGCTTACAAATGCGTTTTAAAGCTATGCATACATTTACTGCCCGGCTTCCCTTACTTGAGCCAGAGCCAGATACTGTTCCTTTAACAGGTACAAATACCATTGAAGCTATGCAAAGCGGAGCGATTCATGGAATGACCTGCGAAATAGAAGGAATTATCAAGGAATATCGAAAAAATTTTAGTAAAATGCATGTAATATTTTGCGGCGGAGATGCGACTTTCTTTGAAAACAAAATAAAAGAAAGCATATTTGTAATCCCGGAACTAGTGCTTGTCGGTTTAAATAGGATTCTTGAATATAATGTCTCTCTTGTATAA